A section of the Gallus gallus isolate bGalGal1 chromosome 4, bGalGal1.mat.broiler.GRCg7b, whole genome shotgun sequence genome encodes:
- the KCTD8 gene encoding BTB/POZ domain-containing protein KCTD8 isoform X3: MALKEAGGSILPISDMVSGPSGSPFPEVVELNVGGQVYVTRHSTLLSVPDSTLATMFSPCRGGPAAARQLPRDSRARFFIDRDGFLFRYVLDYLRDKQLALPEHFPEKERLLREAEYFQLGDLVKLLSPKVTKQSSLNDEGCQSDLEDSTSQGSSDRLQRAGLDKRSGFLTVGYRGSYTTVRDNQADAKFRRVARIMVCGRIALAKEVFGETLNESRDPDRPPEKYTSRFYLKFTYLEQAFDRLSEAGFHMVACNSTGTAAFINQYRDDKIWSSYTEYIFFTLRC; the protein is encoded by the coding sequence CGGGCTCGCCGTTCCCCGAGGTAGTAGAACTGAATGTAGGGGGCCAGGTGTACGTGACGAGGCACTCCACGCTGCTCAGCGTCCCGGACAGCACGCTGGCCACCATGTTCTCGCCGTGCCGGGGCGGCCCAGCGGCGGCCCGccagctgcccagggacagCCGGGCGCGCTTCTTCATCGACCGCGACGGCTTCCTCTTCAGGTACGTGCTGGATTACCTGCGGGACAAGCAGCTGGCGCTGCCCGAGCACTTCCCCGAGAAGGAACGGCTCCTGCGGGAGGCAGAATACTTCCAGCTAGGCGACCTGGTGAAGCTGCTCTCGCCCAAGGTCACCAAGCAGAGTTCGCTCAACGACGAGGGCTGCCAAAGCGACCTGGAGGACAGCACCTCGCAGGGCAGCAGCGACCGGCTGCAGCGGGCCGGCCTGGACAAGCGCTCGGGCTTCCTCACAGTGGGCTACCGCGGCTCCTACACCACGGTGCGGGACAACCAGGCGGACGCCAAGTTCCGCCGCGTCGCCCGCATCATGGTGTGCGGCAGGATCGCCCTGGCCAAGGAGGTCTTCGGCGAGACCCTGAACGAGAGCCGCGACCCCGACCGCCCCCCCGAGAAGTATACTTCCCGCTTCTACCTCAAGTTCACCTACCTGGAGCAAGCCTTCGATCGGCTTTCCGAGGCGGGCTTCCACATGGTGGCTTGCAACTCCACCGGCACGGCCGCCTTCATCAACCAGTACCGGGACGACAAGATCTGGAGCAGCTACACCGAGTACATCTTCTTCA
- the KCTD8 gene encoding BTB/POZ domain-containing protein KCTD8 isoform X4: MALKEAGGSILPISDMVSGPSGSPFPEVVELNVGGQVYVTRHSTLLSVPDSTLATMFSPCRGGPAAARQLPRDSRARFFIDRDGFLFRYVLDYLRDKQLALPEHFPEKERLLREAEYFQLGDLVKLLSPKVTKQSSLNDEGCQSDLEDSTSQGSSDRLQRAGLDKRSGFLTVGYRGSYTTVRDNQADAKFRRVARIMVCGRIALAKEVFGETLNESRDPDRPPEKYTSRFYLKFTYLEQAFDRLSEAGFHMVACNSTGTAAFINQYRDDKIWSSYTEYIFFSGGLPFAERT; this comes from the exons CGGGCTCGCCGTTCCCCGAGGTAGTAGAACTGAATGTAGGGGGCCAGGTGTACGTGACGAGGCACTCCACGCTGCTCAGCGTCCCGGACAGCACGCTGGCCACCATGTTCTCGCCGTGCCGGGGCGGCCCAGCGGCGGCCCGccagctgcccagggacagCCGGGCGCGCTTCTTCATCGACCGCGACGGCTTCCTCTTCAGGTACGTGCTGGATTACCTGCGGGACAAGCAGCTGGCGCTGCCCGAGCACTTCCCCGAGAAGGAACGGCTCCTGCGGGAGGCAGAATACTTCCAGCTAGGCGACCTGGTGAAGCTGCTCTCGCCCAAGGTCACCAAGCAGAGTTCGCTCAACGACGAGGGCTGCCAAAGCGACCTGGAGGACAGCACCTCGCAGGGCAGCAGCGACCGGCTGCAGCGGGCCGGCCTGGACAAGCGCTCGGGCTTCCTCACAGTGGGCTACCGCGGCTCCTACACCACGGTGCGGGACAACCAGGCGGACGCCAAGTTCCGCCGCGTCGCCCGCATCATGGTGTGCGGCAGGATCGCCCTGGCCAAGGAGGTCTTCGGCGAGACCCTGAACGAGAGCCGCGACCCCGACCGCCCCCCCGAGAAGTATACTTCCCGCTTCTACCTCAAGTTCACCTACCTGGAGCAAGCCTTCGATCGGCTTTCCGAGGCGGGCTTCCACATGGTGGCTTGCAACTCCACCGGCACGGCCGCCTTCATCAACCAGTACCGGGACGACAAGATCTGGAGCAGCTACACCGAGTACATCTTCTTCA GTGGTGGACTACCTTTTGCTGAACGAACTTGA